One stretch of Chitinophaga pendula DNA includes these proteins:
- a CDS encoding rod shape-determining protein: protein MGFFNFLTQEIAIDLGTANTLIIHNDQVVVDEPSIVAIERASGKIVAVGKKAMMMHEKTHEYLRTIRPLKDGVIADFNAAEGMLRELIKMVYPKKPLFAPSWRMVICIPSSITEVEKRAVRDSAEQAGAKEVYLIHEPMAAALGIGIDVEEPVGNMIIDIGGGTTGISVIALAGIVCDQSIRIAGDEFTADIMEALRRYHSLLIGERTAEQIKIQIGSALKELDNPPDDVPVNGRDLVTGIPKQIMVSYQEIAEALDKSIFKIEEAILKALETTPPELAADIYRRGLYLTGGGALLRGLDKRLAQKIKLPVHVADDPLRAVVRGTGIALRHVGKYPFLMQ, encoded by the coding sequence ATGGGATTTTTTAATTTTTTAACGCAGGAGATAGCGATAGACTTAGGGACAGCAAATACGCTGATCATACACAATGACCAGGTGGTGGTGGATGAGCCTTCCATTGTGGCCATAGAGCGTGCAAGCGGTAAAATAGTGGCCGTCGGTAAGAAGGCCATGATGATGCATGAAAAGACGCATGAATACCTGCGCACCATCCGCCCATTGAAAGATGGCGTGATCGCAGACTTCAATGCGGCTGAAGGGATGCTGAGAGAGCTGATTAAAATGGTGTATCCTAAAAAGCCTCTTTTCGCACCCAGCTGGCGGATGGTGATATGTATCCCTTCCAGCATCACAGAAGTAGAAAAAAGAGCCGTGCGTGACTCAGCAGAGCAGGCCGGCGCCAAAGAGGTATACCTCATACATGAACCCATGGCTGCGGCCCTCGGTATAGGCATCGATGTAGAAGAGCCTGTAGGTAACATGATCATCGACATCGGTGGCGGTACTACCGGTATCTCCGTAATCGCCCTGGCAGGTATCGTCTGCGACCAGAGCATCCGTATCGCCGGTGATGAATTCACCGCCGATATCATGGAAGCCCTCCGCCGATACCATAGCTTACTGATCGGTGAGCGTACCGCCGAACAGATCAAGATCCAGATCGGCTCTGCCCTCAAAGAACTGGATAACCCACCAGATGACGTACCCGTAAATGGTCGTGACCTGGTAACCGGTATCCCCAAACAGATCATGGTATCTTACCAGGAGATCGCCGAGGCACTGGATAAGTCCATCTTTAAGATAGAAGAAGCCATCCTGAAAGCGCTGGAAACAACGCCGCCCGAGCTGGCTGCAGATATCTACCGCAGAGGCCTCTACCTGACCGGTGGTGGTGCCCTGCTCCGTGGCCTGGACAAACGCCTGGCCCAAAAGATCAAACTGCCCGTGCATGTTGCAGACGATCCGCTGCGCGCAGTGGTGAGAGGCACCGGCATCGCGTTGAGACACGTAGGGAAGTATCCTTTCCTGATGCAATAA
- the mreC gene encoding rod shape-determining protein MreC has translation MRNLIIFLRRYFNFFLFLILEVICLVLVFSNNNFQHTAYLNSANAISGKMYDRYNDVQYYFHLKATNDSLVSENTRLHNLLRTSFDSAVNNNIAKTDTIRKFSDDTLHKVVGTELRRYLYREAKVINNSVNKPMNYITIHRGSLDGIRPNMGVIGPSGVVGVVRSVSDHYAVILSLLSRSSTFGFSARLSRSREMGTVHWDGENPGYAVMKDVPKSVKLTKGDTVTTSGYSALFPENIHIGYVESFSLADKSSTAYTIRIKLATNFYNLQYVYVIDNLLKEEQQRLEDSTYRLTK, from the coding sequence GTGCGTAATCTCATCATCTTCTTACGGCGGTATTTTAACTTCTTTCTGTTCCTCATACTGGAAGTGATCTGCCTCGTACTGGTATTCAGTAATAACAACTTCCAGCATACCGCCTACCTCAATTCTGCCAACGCTATCAGTGGAAAAATGTATGACCGCTACAACGACGTACAATACTACTTCCACCTCAAAGCCACCAACGACAGCCTGGTATCCGAAAATACCCGCCTGCACAACCTACTGCGTACCAGCTTCGATAGTGCCGTCAATAACAACATCGCCAAGACCGATACTATCAGAAAATTCAGCGACGATACCTTACACAAAGTAGTCGGCACAGAACTACGCCGTTACCTCTACCGCGAAGCAAAGGTCATCAACAACTCTGTTAATAAGCCCATGAACTATATCACCATCCACCGCGGTAGCCTGGATGGTATCCGCCCTAATATGGGCGTAATAGGCCCCAGCGGTGTAGTAGGCGTCGTACGGAGCGTAAGCGATCACTATGCTGTGATCCTGTCGCTGCTGTCCCGCTCTTCTACCTTTGGATTCAGCGCCCGCCTGAGCCGCTCCCGCGAAATGGGGACCGTACACTGGGATGGCGAAAATCCCGGATATGCCGTCATGAAAGATGTGCCCAAAAGCGTAAAACTGACCAAGGGAGACACCGTCACCACCAGTGGCTACTCCGCCCTCTTCCCCGAAAATATTCATATCGGATACGTAGAGAGCTTCAGCCTGGCCGACAAATCCAGCACAGCATACACCATCCGTATCAAGCTGGCGACCAACTTTTACAACCTGCAATACGTTTACGTGATAGATAACTTGCTGAAAGAAGAACAGCAACGATTGGAAGACTCAACATACCGGCTGACCAAATGA